DNA from Gemmatimonadota bacterium:
GGATGGGCATCCAGGCCGGTGCAATGGACGGGAAATGAAATCATGAGCGAGACTTCGACAAAAACCACGGCCGGCGAGGACATTCTCGGACGGGTCGAGGAGTTGCAACGAGGCCTGGATGGATCGTACCGGGATGAAATCGTCGAGGCCATCTACCAGGATGCCGAGGCCATCACCCGGAAGGTGGTCCGCACCGACGAAACGGCCTCCTATCCCTGGGACCAGAAGCTGGACCGCATCGTGACCTCGAGGATCTGGGGCCTGCCGTTCATGGCCCTGCTCCTGGGTGTCGTCTTCTGGGTCACCATATCGGGCGCCAACGTGCCCTCCTCCATGTTGGCCGAAGGACTGTTCTGGCTGGGTGCGCGCGGCGTCGAGTTTTTCGATTGGTTGGGCATGCCCTGGTGGGTCACCGGGTTCATCTGGCACGGCGTATACCGGGGGCTGGCCTGGGTGATCGCCGTCATGCTGCCGCCCATGGCGATCTTCTTTCCCATATTCACCATACTGGAAGACCTGGGATACCTCCCCCGCGTGGCCTTCAACGTCGACGCCCTGTTCAAAAAGGCGGGCGCCCACGGCAAGCAGGCCCTCACCATGAGCATGGGACTGGGCTGCAACGCGGCCGGGGTCGTGGCCTGCCGTGTCATCGATTCGCCCCGGGAGCGGCTGATCGCCATCCTCACCAACAACTTCATGCCCTGCAACGGTCGGTGGCCCACGCTGATCATACTCGCGACCCTGTTCGTGGCGGCGGCCTTCCCGCCGGCCTTCGCGGCCATGGCCGCGGCGGGCTCCCTGGTCCTCATCGTCCTGATCGGCGCCGCGACGACCCTGCTGGTGTCGGCCGTACTGTCCCGGTCCTTCCTCAGGGGCGAAGCCAGCAGCTTCACGCTGGAACTCCCGCCCTACCGGCGTCCCAGCATCCTGCGCGTGCTCTACACCTCGCTGATCGACCGGACGATCTTCGTATTGTGGCGGGCGGTGGTCATGGCCGTGCCGGCGGGCGGCGTGATCTGGCTGCTGAGCAACATCCACGCCGGGGGACAGAGCCTGACGGTCTGGGTCTCGCAGTGGCTGGAACCCGTGGGACGGGCCATCGGTCTCGACGGCGTGATCCTGCTGGCCTACATCATCGCCATACCCGCCAACGAAATCGTGGTCCCGACCATCATCATGGCCTATACCGGCGCGGGCATGATGATCGAACTGGACACGATGGCGGAACTG
Protein-coding regions in this window:
- a CDS encoding ferrous iron transporter B — protein: MSETSTKTTAGEDILGRVEELQRGLDGSYRDEIVEAIYQDAEAITRKVVRTDETASYPWDQKLDRIVTSRIWGLPFMALLLGVVFWVTISGANVPSSMLAEGLFWLGARGVEFFDWLGMPWWVTGFIWHGVYRGLAWVIAVMLPPMAIFFPIFTILEDLGYLPRVAFNVDALFKKAGAHGKQALTMSMGLGCNAAGVVACRVIDSPRERLIAILTNNFMPCNGRWPTLIILATLFVAAAFPPAFAAMAAAGSLVLIVLIGAATTLLVSAVLSRSFLRGEASSFTLELPPYRRPSILRVLYTSLIDRTIFVLWRAVVMAVPAGGVIWLLSNIHAGGQSLTVWVSQWLEPVGRAIGLDGVILLAYIIAIPANEIVVPTIIMAYTGAGMMIELDTMAELQHLLVNQQGWTLLTAVCLMLFSLLHNPCSTTMWTVYRETRSVKWTVVSGLMPLAIAFLLLFIVAQTAYWIMGLAGW